A stretch of Planctomycetaceae bacterium DNA encodes these proteins:
- a CDS encoding tetratricopeptide repeat protein: MSDLNAEWIIETTTENFRQDVIEQSMERPVVVDFWAPWCNPCKQLIPMLEKLANEFAGRFVLVKVNVDDCPEVAGAFGVQSIPFVVAMVNGQPASHFQGIQPEPQLKAWIESFVPSASAEAFDQGQQLEADGATELAEAAYRNAVQADPDKAAYKIAHARVLLALDRQQECREILDELNARGFLEPEAQVLQQQLELRSQVEDSGGVQEARSALESNPDDLSLQIKLAEALGADNRFEEACEMCLAIIGKDKGDIGTKAKEVMVGILGVMGPKSKLASELRRRLATAFY; the protein is encoded by the coding sequence ATGTCAGACTTAAACGCTGAGTGGATCATTGAAACGACAACGGAGAACTTTCGCCAGGACGTCATTGAGCAGTCGATGGAGCGTCCGGTGGTCGTGGATTTCTGGGCCCCCTGGTGCAATCCATGCAAACAGTTGATTCCAATGCTGGAAAAACTGGCCAACGAATTCGCAGGGAGATTCGTCCTGGTCAAAGTCAACGTTGATGACTGCCCGGAAGTCGCTGGTGCATTTGGGGTGCAGTCGATCCCGTTTGTCGTGGCCATGGTGAATGGTCAGCCAGCCTCTCATTTTCAGGGCATTCAGCCCGAACCACAGTTGAAAGCCTGGATTGAGTCTTTCGTGCCATCCGCTTCGGCTGAAGCTTTCGATCAGGGGCAGCAACTGGAGGCAGATGGAGCCACAGAACTCGCAGAAGCCGCTTACCGAAACGCCGTTCAGGCAGACCCGGACAAAGCAGCGTACAAGATCGCGCACGCTCGCGTGCTGCTGGCACTCGATCGACAACAGGAGTGTCGTGAGATCCTGGACGAACTGAATGCTCGAGGATTTCTTGAACCCGAAGCTCAAGTGCTGCAGCAGCAATTGGAGCTCCGAAGTCAGGTTGAAGATTCCGGCGGAGTCCAGGAGGCACGTTCAGCGCTGGAATCAAACCCCGATGATTTGTCCCTTCAAATCAAACTGGCCGAGGCTCTTGGTGCAGATAATCGGTTTGAAGAAGCGTGCGAGATGTGTCTTGCCATCATTGGAAAAGATAAGGGAGACATCGGGACAAAAGCCAAGGAAGTGATGGTTGGAATTCTGGGTGTCATGGGGCCCAAATCGAAACTGGCTTCTGAACTTCGCCGCCGACTGGCAACGGCCTTTTATTAG